In the genome of Coraliomargarita algicola, one region contains:
- a CDS encoding inositol monophosphatase family protein produces the protein MSELTRAQKDEFIEFIAYLCDEAAKEILPHYGPDVEIERKSDATPVTLADRNAEKRIREILAERYPEHGIIGEEYGRERDDADFVWVLDPVDGTKSFISGVPLFATLIALMYKGRPVIGAINQPVLKQMVIGDCETTTLNGKPVSGREACPLSQATLCTTDPIRKTLWQNEADWTALPPKTALYRSWGDAGGYILLCSGFIDIMCDPMMEIWDCAAILPCLEGAGFKVTGWKGGDAFDERCIIAAKAPLHDEVMATLYPAQ, from the coding sequence ATGTCCGAACTTACACGCGCACAAAAAGACGAATTCATCGAATTCATCGCATATCTTTGCGATGAAGCCGCCAAGGAGATACTCCCTCACTACGGTCCAGACGTAGAAATCGAGCGCAAGTCCGACGCCACACCGGTGACTTTGGCCGACCGTAATGCGGAAAAACGCATCCGCGAGATTTTGGCGGAACGCTACCCCGAGCATGGCATCATTGGCGAAGAATACGGCCGCGAGCGCGACGACGCCGACTTCGTCTGGGTGCTCGACCCGGTCGATGGCACCAAATCTTTCATCTCCGGCGTGCCACTTTTTGCCACCCTCATCGCACTTATGTATAAAGGCCGCCCAGTCATCGGGGCAATCAACCAGCCAGTGCTGAAACAAATGGTCATCGGCGATTGCGAAACCACCACTTTGAACGGCAAACCCGTTTCCGGACGCGAGGCCTGCCCACTCAGTCAAGCGACGCTGTGCACCACCGATCCAATTCGCAAAACACTCTGGCAAAACGAAGCTGACTGGACCGCACTACCTCCCAAGACTGCGCTCTACCGCTCATGGGGCGACGCCGGTGGCTACATCCTACTTTGCTCGGGCTTTATCGATATCATGTGCGACCCAATGATGGAAATCTGGGACTGCGCAGCCATCCTCCCTTGTCTGGAAGGTGCAGGCTTCAAGGTAACTGGCTGGAAGGGCGGCGACGCCTTCGACGAGCGCTGTATCATCGCAGCCAAAGCACCGCTACACGACGAAGTCATGGCCACCCTCTACCCTGCACAGTAA
- a CDS encoding aldo/keto reductase, translated as MEKRRLGRSGMVVSEICLGTMTFGSQLDERESFAIMDAAYEAGIDFFDTAEIYPVPPKAEWVHRTEEIVGKWLQGKDRSSILLATKVVGPGHGWFVPPIRSGKTALDRHHIRTAIEGSLRRLQTDYVDLYQTHWPDHDFGYEETLQTLTELQEEGKVRVIGSSNETEWGTMKANQVAKENGYARYQTIQNNFSINNRRFEDALADICRREGISLLPYSPIAGGVLSGKYNDGALPSGARFSEYLEKGEARQRQMAERFVNEKSLATTAELIELAKELNMDVVTLAVAWSKQHDFVASTIIGANSIEQLKPSLAAAGLKLSDETLKRIDAISAKYPYPMG; from the coding sequence ATGGAAAAAAGACGTTTAGGACGTAGCGGCATGGTCGTTTCTGAAATTTGCCTTGGTACGATGACTTTTGGTTCGCAATTAGACGAGCGTGAGTCGTTTGCAATCATGGATGCGGCCTATGAGGCGGGAATTGATTTTTTCGATACCGCGGAGATTTATCCAGTGCCCCCGAAGGCGGAGTGGGTCCATCGGACGGAAGAGATCGTTGGTAAGTGGCTGCAGGGCAAGGATCGTAGCTCGATTTTGTTGGCGACCAAGGTCGTGGGGCCTGGTCACGGATGGTTTGTGCCGCCGATACGTTCAGGCAAGACGGCGCTGGATCGCCATCACATTCGCACCGCCATCGAGGGGAGTCTGCGTCGTTTGCAGACGGACTATGTCGATCTCTATCAGACGCATTGGCCGGATCATGATTTTGGCTACGAAGAGACTTTGCAGACGCTGACCGAGTTGCAGGAGGAGGGCAAGGTGCGTGTGATCGGTAGCTCCAACGAAACGGAGTGGGGCACGATGAAAGCCAATCAAGTGGCGAAAGAGAATGGTTATGCGCGCTACCAGACGATCCAGAATAATTTTTCGATTAATAACCGACGCTTTGAAGATGCATTAGCGGACATTTGCCGCCGTGAGGGGATCAGTCTGCTACCATACTCGCCTATTGCGGGGGGCGTGCTGAGTGGAAAATACAATGATGGTGCTTTGCCTTCCGGGGCACGGTTTTCGGAATATTTAGAGAAGGGTGAAGCGCGACAACGGCAGATGGCAGAGCGCTTCGTCAATGAAAAGAGCCTGGCAACGACTGCCGAGTTGATCGAATTGGCTAAGGAATTAAACATGGATGTGGTGACATTGGCAGTTGCTTGGAGTAAGCAGCACGACTTCGTGGCCTCGACTATTATTGGCGCGAATTCAATCGAGCAACTCAAGCCCAGTTTGGCTGCGGCCGGCCTCAAGTTGAGTGACGAGACGCTTAAGCGAATTGACGCCATCTCGGCGAAATACCCATATCCGATGGGGTAA
- the folP gene encoding dihydropteroate synthase, which yields MQKHKIYNTTRRGLPLGRKTHLVGILNLTPDSFSDGGDFTDMDAAVVRFHAMVEAGAVMIDVGGESTRPGHIPVPAAEEIARVVPFIEKVRPHTDALISVDTSKAEVAAAAVAAGADVVNDVWGAQRDPKMPEVMAAAGACVLMHNRPAEEAGIGDVMEAIQTYLQRSIDWVKAAGVRDDAILLDPGLGFGKSYEENWEIMRRLPELVALGYPIFLGASRKSMIAKLLDLQDPKARLNGTLATTALGIRAGVDFIRVHDVRENRECADVMDHCLRT from the coding sequence ATGCAGAAGCACAAAATCTATAATACGACTCGACGTGGTTTGCCCCTCGGTCGGAAGACGCATCTCGTCGGTATTCTGAATCTGACGCCAGATTCCTTTTCGGACGGGGGAGATTTTACAGATATGGATGCTGCGGTTGTGCGCTTCCATGCCATGGTGGAAGCGGGCGCAGTGATGATTGATGTGGGCGGCGAGTCGACGCGACCGGGCCACATTCCTGTTCCGGCTGCCGAGGAGATCGCTCGGGTGGTGCCTTTTATCGAGAAGGTGCGTCCACATACGGATGCCTTGATTTCGGTCGACACTTCCAAGGCAGAGGTGGCGGCGGCGGCCGTTGCGGCGGGGGCTGATGTCGTGAATGATGTTTGGGGCGCGCAGCGAGACCCAAAGATGCCGGAAGTGATGGCTGCGGCGGGAGCCTGTGTGTTAATGCATAATCGCCCCGCAGAGGAAGCCGGCATCGGCGATGTGATGGAGGCGATTCAGACTTATCTGCAGCGATCGATCGATTGGGTCAAAGCGGCGGGGGTTCGGGACGATGCAATCTTGCTGGATCCGGGGCTCGGGTTTGGGAAGAGCTACGAGGAAAATTGGGAAATTATGCGTCGCTTGCCAGAGCTGGTGGCGCTGGGCTATCCGATTTTTCTGGGGGCGTCGCGGAAGTCGATGATTGCCAAATTACTCGACCTTCAAGATCCCAAGGCGCGGCTCAATGGCACGCTAGCGACCACTGCACTCGGGATTCGGGCCGGAGTCGATTTCATCCGCGTACACGATGTGCGTGAGAATCGAGAGTGCGCGGATGTCATGGATCACTGCCTGCGGACTTAG